The Fodinibius saliphilus genome has a segment encoding these proteins:
- a CDS encoding efflux RND transporter periplasmic adaptor subunit codes for MNVLSNRFKYSSFSSPILVVGLMLFMSSCGSETAEEAIQTDPGTPPSLSGKQTEQVVRLTEQQAKDLNIQLYTVKTEQVSFDINAPGQVYAAPEGISVVSSPINGRVSKIYAHEGERVQKGDPLLDLESLEYANLVGYYLEATAEITYQQQQVERLKVLTEEKISPQRALERAQADLRRAKTKQNASLARLRAVGITPKEVQEWDPFMSEPKAELTIYAPISGVLNQHLIDLGESVNSYDKLLDIIDNTEVLVRGFVSPADAPFVQGGTSVVITEKTEDGAPQGKRIEGEVTSVNPALDEENRSIVLNSIVPTENGWPIVGQSVRMKYAAQPLDSTFTIPLSAIQFEAQDAAVFVQQGPREYVKRVVQVERMTEDRAVISAGLEPGEKIAITQVFSLKALERFEQFAD; via the coding sequence ATGAATGTTCTGTCAAACCGATTTAAATACTCATCATTTTCTTCTCCTATACTGGTTGTCGGATTGATGCTTTTTATGAGCAGTTGTGGTTCCGAGACTGCGGAAGAGGCAATCCAAACCGATCCGGGAACACCCCCCTCATTGTCAGGAAAACAAACCGAACAGGTGGTTCGATTAACTGAGCAACAAGCAAAGGATCTGAATATTCAGCTTTATACTGTCAAGACCGAACAGGTCAGTTTTGATATCAATGCTCCTGGGCAAGTTTATGCAGCCCCGGAAGGCATTTCGGTGGTTAGTTCCCCTATCAATGGACGGGTGTCAAAAATTTATGCGCACGAAGGAGAGCGGGTCCAGAAAGGTGATCCCCTGCTAGATCTGGAAAGTCTGGAGTATGCAAACTTGGTGGGTTACTACCTTGAAGCTACGGCTGAGATTACCTATCAGCAACAGCAGGTAGAGCGGCTAAAAGTACTCACCGAAGAAAAAATCAGTCCCCAGCGTGCACTTGAACGGGCACAAGCCGATCTGCGACGCGCAAAAACTAAACAGAATGCTTCGCTAGCGCGACTGCGCGCAGTGGGTATTACACCCAAAGAAGTACAGGAGTGGGATCCTTTTATGTCTGAACCCAAAGCAGAATTGACCATTTATGCCCCTATTTCGGGTGTATTGAACCAGCACCTGATTGACCTGGGCGAATCGGTTAATTCTTATGACAAACTGCTGGATATCATCGACAATACCGAAGTACTTGTGCGTGGCTTTGTGTCACCGGCCGATGCTCCTTTTGTACAAGGGGGAACATCGGTTGTGATCACCGAAAAGACCGAAGATGGGGCTCCACAGGGCAAGCGTATTGAAGGAGAAGTAACTTCCGTAAATCCCGCCCTCGATGAAGAAAATCGGTCCATCGTGCTCAACAGCATTGTTCCCACCGAAAATGGCTGGCCCATTGTGGGGCAGAGCGTGCGGATGAAATACGCTGCCCAACCGCTGGATTCAACCTTCACCATTCCATTATCAGCTATTCAGTTCGAAGCGCAGGATGCAGCGGTTTTTGTACAGCAAGGTCCTAGGGAATATGTGAAACGAGTAGTACAGGTTGAACGAATGACCGAGGATCGTGCGGTGATTAGTGCAGGTCTGGAACCGGGTGAAAAGATTGCCATTACCCAGGTATTCAGCCTGAAAGCACTGGAGCGTTTTGAACAATTTGCCGACTAA
- a CDS encoding cation:proton antiporter domain-containing protein, whose translation MVLSVALPFLNELVALFLVSVVIAYLCYRLKLVPIVGFLIAGVIIGPNALGLVYEQGLVDMLAEIGVILLLFTIGIEFSLEKLNRIRKAILVGGGLQVTVTTFAVVGFLAAFGVSLDTAIYTGFLVALSSTAIVLGLFTQRGETDTPVGQLSLAVLIFQDLAIIVMVLLVPILAGQSKSAIDVVWILGKAVLLITGVIILARRIVPWILEKVAQTRRQELFLLTVVAICFGTAALTSMANVSLALGAFMAGLVVSESHFSEQALSEILPLRTIFNAVFFVSVGMLLDLQYVIEHPLLLLGTAAVVILLKLLVTSTSLIILGYPVRIAAAAGLALAQIGEFSFVLERAGRMAGITPAGVGEIGSQTFIAVSVLLMILTPFLLESGPGLGSLLAKTPLKKLGQDTGKLGADEHLDFEDHVIIVGYGPAGRHLEQVLHNTGIPYMIIEMNPESVKEMHQNDIPAIYGDASRGHILDRAGISKAKLCVIATNDPSASRRIVKVARHKNPTLQLIVRTRYLSEVGQLEEMGADIVIPEEMETTVRIFSQVLGAYMIPQDEIEDHIRTLRADDYEILRGSVQEAHLMVLQGLDEEGLHTRAVAVREGASVVGKTLQELQLRNKYNLTVLTIRRDGRMIGNPAGDFKVQPGDRLVMVGSADQFTHCADLFRASRGD comes from the coding sequence ATGGTTTTATCGGTAGCACTTCCCTTTTTAAATGAACTCGTCGCGTTATTCTTAGTAAGTGTTGTTATCGCTTATCTTTGTTATCGCCTAAAATTGGTTCCTATTGTCGGCTTTCTGATTGCAGGCGTAATTATTGGACCTAATGCATTGGGACTGGTGTATGAACAAGGGCTGGTTGATATGCTGGCCGAGATCGGGGTTATCCTTCTGCTGTTTACAATCGGTATCGAATTTAGTCTGGAAAAGCTAAATCGCATCAGAAAAGCGATTTTGGTTGGCGGCGGTCTACAAGTGACAGTAACTACTTTTGCCGTAGTAGGTTTTCTTGCTGCCTTTGGAGTGTCTTTGGATACGGCTATTTATACAGGTTTTTTAGTAGCACTCAGTAGTACAGCCATTGTGTTAGGCTTATTTACACAACGTGGTGAAACCGACACTCCGGTTGGTCAGCTTTCGCTGGCTGTACTTATTTTCCAGGATCTGGCTATTATTGTGATGGTACTATTGGTTCCCATCTTGGCTGGTCAGTCAAAATCTGCTATTGATGTAGTTTGGATACTGGGTAAGGCGGTCTTGCTGATTACCGGTGTCATTATTCTGGCCCGACGCATTGTACCGTGGATCTTGGAGAAAGTGGCTCAAACACGAAGGCAGGAACTGTTCCTTCTTACGGTAGTAGCGATCTGCTTTGGGACGGCTGCACTTACCAGTATGGCTAATGTGAGTCTTGCACTAGGGGCTTTTATGGCCGGATTAGTTGTTAGTGAAAGTCATTTCAGCGAGCAAGCATTGAGCGAAATTTTACCACTCCGTACGATATTTAATGCCGTATTCTTTGTTTCAGTCGGAATGTTATTGGATTTACAATATGTTATTGAGCACCCTTTACTATTATTGGGTACAGCCGCGGTGGTAATTCTACTTAAGCTGCTTGTCACCTCCACTAGTTTGATTATACTCGGTTATCCGGTTCGTATTGCCGCTGCCGCAGGACTCGCCCTGGCACAAATAGGTGAATTTTCTTTTGTATTGGAACGTGCTGGACGAATGGCGGGCATTACTCCTGCAGGAGTGGGAGAAATTGGGTCCCAAACGTTTATCGCCGTTTCGGTTTTGCTGATGATCTTAACTCCATTTTTATTGGAGTCGGGCCCCGGGCTTGGTAGTCTGTTGGCTAAGACCCCGCTAAAAAAACTGGGACAAGATACGGGTAAGTTAGGGGCTGACGAGCATCTTGACTTTGAGGATCATGTCATCATTGTGGGGTATGGTCCCGCCGGGCGGCATCTGGAGCAAGTACTGCACAATACTGGTATTCCGTATATGATTATCGAGATGAATCCCGAATCGGTTAAAGAAATGCACCAGAATGATATACCTGCCATTTATGGAGATGCGAGTCGTGGTCATATTCTTGATAGGGCGGGGATCTCAAAAGCAAAGTTATGCGTTATTGCTACGAACGATCCTTCTGCCAGCCGGCGTATTGTTAAGGTTGCTCGGCATAAAAATCCTACGCTGCAGCTTATTGTGCGCACCCGTTATCTCTCTGAGGTTGGGCAACTTGAGGAGATGGGCGCCGATATTGTCATCCCCGAAGAAATGGAAACCACCGTTCGTATTTTTTCTCAAGTGTTAGGTGCGTATATGATACCGCAGGATGAAATTGAAGACCACATACGAACATTGCGTGCCGACGATTATGAAATACTGCGGGGCAGCGTGCAAGAGGCACATTTGATGGTATTACAGGGATTAGATGAAGAGGGGTTACATACTCGCGCAGTGGCTGTTCGCGAAGGGGCTTCGGTAGTCGGCAAAACACTTCAGGAACTACAACTGCGAAATAAATATAACTTAACGGTATTGACCATACGCAGGGATGGTCGAATGATAGGGAATCCGGCGGGAGATTTTAAAGTACAACCCGGAGATCGTTTGGTAATGGTAGGATCGGCAGATCAGTTTACGCACTGTGCAGATCTGTTTCGTGCCTCACGGGGAGATTAA
- a CDS encoding efflux RND transporter permease subunit has translation MLKSIIDFSLKQKFVALSLVVLMAAGGIFSLTDIPINSQPDVTPVQVLVITKAGQYSPYDVERLVSYPIETSMNGLPNVKEVRSISQFGLSAVTVLFEEGTDIYFARQQVSQRVQSIAEELPEGVSTPNLGPISTAMGEIVQYVVRGKNHSLTELRTIQDWLIAPQLKTVEGVTEINSFGGFVKQFEVAVNPDKLRNFGIGLKDLTDAIKNNNSVSGGNYLEHNREQYIVRGFGQISDTKNIENIIVKRIEDRPVYVKDVADVSIGRQLRQGAVTKDGDGEIVTGIVMMLRGANGREVIQRMDEKIAEVNQSLPEGVTIEKFYDQSDLIDRTTDTIVTNLVEGGFFVIAVLLLLLGEITGAIIVAAVIPLSMLFAFIGMDQLGLAANLMSLGAIDFGMVVDGSVVMVENIVEKLNSDKSKKSKLVIIREAAHEVARPIFFGVLIILMVYVPVMTFSGMEGILYRPMAITVGAAVFGSLILALVYVPAISALVFRNGVKTRKNYVTNWLKPRYENFLEKSLDKKVVTIGTAVVVFGISMALMPFLGTQFLPELDEGSILIEQVRMPSVTLDESVQNANWLGGKLTDNIPEIKTVVPKTGRSDLANDWMGVHQTDVWVILHPREQWREGMSKEDIIDDIRPYLETEPGLSYNFTQPIAMRVDELTSGVKSDIAVKVFGEELDTLNAVGRRISGILNDLEGTDNFLLEQSSGQPYYNIQIDREAVASYGLNVNDVQNVIETGIGGSEAGQIFEGQRRFNINVRLPENLRSDFQDIMDVPLQLPNGGYIPLKEVAEIYAEEGPRQISRENGWRRAILGINISGIDVGSYVSNLREAINEKVDIPAGYFIQYGGSFEDQQRAMNHLLIVVPISLLIIIGLLYMMFGKLRFTMLIFLNLPLALSGGIFILWLRGLYLSVSASIGFVALFGVAVLNGIVLVAHLNDMRKEGAGLRTAVIKGASDRLRPVLMTALVASLGFIPMAFNVGPGSEVQRPLASVVIGGLVTATLLTLLVLPTIYHWMEKGKELVIKNDAF, from the coding sequence ATGTTAAAGAGCATTATTGATTTTAGTCTGAAGCAGAAATTTGTAGCACTGTCGCTGGTGGTATTAATGGCGGCCGGTGGTATTTTTTCGCTAACTGATATTCCAATAAATTCTCAGCCTGATGTAACCCCGGTGCAGGTTCTGGTTATTACCAAAGCAGGCCAGTATTCTCCCTATGACGTAGAGCGTTTGGTGAGTTATCCCATCGAAACCTCGATGAACGGATTGCCGAATGTGAAGGAGGTGCGATCGATTTCTCAGTTTGGACTCTCGGCGGTAACGGTGCTCTTTGAAGAGGGTACAGATATCTACTTTGCACGCCAGCAGGTGAGTCAGCGCGTACAGAGTATAGCCGAGGAGCTGCCGGAAGGCGTCTCTACTCCCAACCTGGGCCCCATTTCTACAGCGATGGGTGAAATTGTACAGTATGTGGTTCGCGGAAAGAACCACTCACTGACTGAGCTTCGTACTATACAGGACTGGCTTATTGCTCCCCAGCTTAAAACGGTAGAGGGAGTGACAGAAATTAACTCCTTCGGTGGCTTCGTCAAACAGTTTGAGGTAGCCGTCAATCCCGATAAGCTTCGAAATTTTGGGATTGGGCTGAAGGATTTAACTGATGCCATCAAAAATAATAATAGCGTTTCCGGAGGGAATTACCTTGAGCATAACCGAGAGCAGTACATTGTTCGGGGTTTTGGTCAGATTTCAGACACCAAGAATATCGAGAATATTATAGTAAAACGGATTGAGGATCGCCCGGTCTACGTCAAAGATGTGGCGGATGTGAGCATCGGTCGGCAGCTGCGTCAAGGTGCTGTAACAAAAGACGGTGACGGTGAGATTGTTACCGGCATTGTGATGATGCTCAGGGGTGCCAATGGCCGCGAAGTCATTCAGCGGATGGATGAGAAAATAGCGGAGGTGAACCAAAGCCTGCCTGAAGGAGTAACGATTGAAAAATTTTACGATCAGTCCGACCTGATTGATCGTACCACCGATACCATTGTCACCAACCTAGTGGAAGGAGGGTTTTTTGTCATTGCCGTGCTGCTGTTGTTACTCGGTGAAATTACGGGAGCAATTATTGTGGCAGCCGTAATTCCGTTGTCGATGCTGTTTGCCTTCATCGGTATGGACCAGCTGGGGTTGGCAGCCAACCTGATGAGCCTGGGAGCTATCGACTTTGGGATGGTCGTGGACGGCTCGGTTGTGATGGTGGAGAATATTGTAGAGAAACTGAACAGCGATAAATCGAAGAAATCAAAGCTGGTGATCATCCGGGAGGCCGCCCACGAAGTGGCCCGTCCCATTTTCTTTGGCGTATTAATTATTCTGATGGTGTACGTGCCGGTGATGACCTTCTCCGGTATGGAGGGGATTTTATATCGCCCCATGGCCATAACGGTCGGTGCGGCTGTCTTCGGATCCCTTATTTTAGCACTGGTATACGTGCCTGCTATCTCGGCCCTGGTGTTTCGCAACGGCGTTAAAACGCGCAAAAACTATGTCACCAACTGGCTGAAACCCCGCTATGAAAACTTTCTTGAAAAGAGCCTGGATAAAAAAGTGGTCACCATTGGCACGGCGGTGGTGGTCTTTGGAATCTCAATGGCACTTATGCCGTTTCTGGGTACGCAGTTTTTACCCGAACTTGACGAGGGGTCAATCCTGATTGAGCAGGTGCGTATGCCATCGGTCACACTCGATGAATCAGTACAGAACGCCAACTGGCTAGGCGGCAAGCTCACAGATAACATCCCGGAAATTAAGACCGTGGTTCCCAAAACGGGTCGCTCCGATCTTGCCAACGACTGGATGGGGGTTCACCAGACGGATGTCTGGGTGATTTTGCATCCCCGGGAACAGTGGCGTGAGGGGATGAGCAAAGAAGACATTATCGATGACATCAGGCCCTACCTGGAAACGGAGCCCGGCCTCTCCTACAACTTTACCCAGCCTATTGCCATGCGTGTGGATGAACTAACCAGCGGCGTGAAATCGGATATTGCAGTCAAGGTGTTTGGCGAAGAGCTGGATACCCTGAACGCTGTGGGACGTAGAATTTCCGGCATTCTCAATGATCTGGAAGGGACCGACAACTTCCTGCTGGAGCAAAGCAGCGGTCAGCCGTATTATAATATCCAGATTGATCGCGAAGCAGTAGCCTCGTACGGGCTCAATGTAAATGATGTACAGAATGTAATTGAAACCGGCATTGGCGGAAGTGAGGCCGGTCAAATTTTTGAAGGTCAGCGAAGGTTTAATATCAACGTAAGGCTACCCGAAAATTTGCGGAGTGACTTCCAGGACATCATGGATGTGCCGCTACAGCTGCCTAACGGAGGATATATCCCACTCAAAGAAGTGGCCGAAATTTATGCCGAGGAGGGACCGCGTCAGATTTCCCGCGAAAATGGCTGGCGGCGTGCCATATTGGGAATCAATATATCGGGAATAGATGTGGGCAGCTATGTCTCCAACCTTCGCGAGGCGATTAATGAAAAAGTGGATATTCCGGCCGGATATTTTATTCAGTATGGCGGATCCTTTGAAGATCAACAGCGCGCAATGAATCACCTGCTGATTGTAGTACCCATTTCGTTACTGATTATTATTGGGCTACTCTATATGATGTTTGGCAAACTACGCTTTACGATGCTGATATTTTTGAATCTCCCGCTGGCGCTCTCCGGGGGGATTTTCATCCTGTGGCTACGCGGGCTGTATCTGTCCGTCTCGGCCAGCATTGGCTTTGTTGCGCTGTTTGGGGTAGCAGTACTCAACGGTATTGTACTGGTTGCCCATCTCAATGACATGCGCAAAGAGGGTGCTGGTTTGCGTACAGCAGTTATTAAGGGAGCCAGTGACCGATTGCGACCGGTATTGATGACGGCCCTGGTAGCCAGCCTTGGATTCATTCCAATGGCATTTAATGTCGGGCCTGGCTCAGAAGTCCAGCGCCCGCTCGCCTCGGTGGTTATAGGTGGATTGGTAACAGCAACATTGCTTACTCTGCTGGTTCTTCCAACAATCTATCACTGGATGGAGAAAGGGAAAGAGCTAGTTATCAAAAATGATGCATTTTAA
- a CDS encoding TolC family protein encodes MRYCAVTVKISEMIFSVVLALLISFQIAPSDTTDLNSLSVDKALEIAYQHNPKINQLKNRIVAQRQQQPLSLGISNPEVTYAKEGIGQRSFAEQRWVVSQSLDFPLTGYYNFKSEDANTSAMELELQAMRLQLKADVKSAYTQLAYAIESSHLARERVDLFKSMRNAARSRADLGESSEIDAMQADLQLTEAQNSMQKSYQDIMDARYNLFETIGLDEEEQTYEISFPDTLQYVAVNINQDEVLQQLQQHPQLQKISKDQLAASYQTKVAKSGYLPDINLKYYRQDFGDGFDFNAFEVGVSIPLWFGINQSNKVQQSKAQYRVQEWRFQEEQLSIKKQAEQAWHGYETTQANIKRFRESIQEQSKELVTMTQKGYRLGELDLLTLLEAQRTYLRTQQIYYETLRDYYLRIIELEQYLQSDIIFE; translated from the coding sequence ATGCGCTATTGCGCGGTAACGGTCAAAATAAGCGAAATGATTTTTTCTGTAGTTTTAGCACTCCTGATCTCATTTCAAATAGCCCCGTCGGATACAACTGATCTTAATAGCTTAAGCGTCGATAAAGCCCTTGAGATCGCCTACCAGCACAATCCCAAAATCAATCAGCTCAAAAATCGGATTGTCGCTCAGCGACAACAACAGCCGTTGAGTTTGGGTATCAGTAATCCGGAAGTAACCTACGCTAAAGAAGGTATTGGACAGAGATCATTTGCCGAGCAACGGTGGGTTGTCTCGCAGTCACTGGACTTTCCGCTTACCGGTTATTACAACTTCAAAAGTGAAGATGCCAATACCAGTGCCATGGAATTAGAGCTGCAGGCAATGAGGCTTCAGCTTAAAGCTGATGTAAAGTCGGCCTATACCCAACTGGCTTATGCAATCGAATCGAGTCACCTGGCACGTGAACGTGTAGATTTATTCAAGAGCATGAGAAATGCAGCACGGTCTCGGGCCGATCTCGGGGAATCATCCGAAATTGACGCGATGCAGGCCGACCTTCAGCTGACTGAAGCTCAAAACAGCATGCAGAAATCCTACCAAGATATCATGGACGCGCGCTATAACCTTTTTGAGACCATTGGGCTTGATGAGGAAGAACAGACCTACGAAATCAGTTTTCCGGATACACTACAATATGTAGCAGTGAACATCAACCAGGATGAGGTATTACAACAGTTGCAGCAGCATCCCCAACTCCAGAAGATCAGCAAAGATCAGCTGGCAGCATCTTATCAGACGAAGGTGGCTAAGAGCGGATATCTGCCAGATATCAACCTGAAATATTACCGGCAGGATTTTGGTGATGGATTTGATTTCAATGCTTTTGAAGTGGGAGTAAGCATCCCATTATGGTTTGGAATTAACCAATCGAACAAGGTTCAACAGTCCAAAGCACAGTACCGCGTACAGGAGTGGCGCTTTCAGGAGGAACAGTTGTCAATCAAGAAACAAGCTGAGCAGGCCTGGCATGGATACGAGACCACGCAGGCCAACATAAAACGCTTCCGAGAATCCATACAAGAACAGTCTAAAGAGCTTGTAACCATGACACAAAAGGGCTATCGGCTTGGAGAGCTGGATCTACTGACGCTGCTTGAAGCTCAGCGGACCTATCTGCGAACCCAGCAGATTTATTATGAAACGCTAAGGGATTATTACCTGCGGATTATTGAGCTCGAACAGTACCTACAATCTGATATCATATTCGAATAA
- a CDS encoding response regulator transcription factor: MRALIVEDEPLLNEELEEHLLEEQFSVDCSETLQEARDLVAGDEYDLVLLDLGLPDGNGLELLKMIKKYYDETAVVILTARGEVEDKVKGLELGSDDYLAKPFAMAELRARIHAVLRRRFKINENEIEVEKLLLNLNHMEVRYDDHKLELTETEYKILRYLALNKNKTITRIALAEHIWGSKIDDRFSLDFINSHMKNLRKKLSQAEAPDLIETVYGVGYKLGVHESQQ, encoded by the coding sequence ATGCGTGCATTGATCGTCGAAGATGAACCATTACTGAATGAAGAGCTGGAAGAGCATCTGCTGGAGGAGCAGTTCAGCGTTGACTGTTCCGAAACACTGCAGGAAGCCCGTGACCTGGTAGCGGGTGACGAGTATGATTTGGTACTACTTGATCTGGGGCTCCCCGACGGCAACGGACTGGAGCTGCTGAAGATGATCAAGAAGTATTATGATGAAACGGCTGTGGTTATTCTTACTGCCCGTGGTGAAGTTGAAGACAAAGTGAAAGGACTGGAATTGGGCAGCGATGATTACCTGGCCAAGCCTTTTGCTATGGCTGAGCTGCGCGCCCGTATTCATGCGGTTTTGCGCCGGCGGTTTAAAATCAATGAAAATGAAATTGAGGTGGAAAAGCTGCTTCTTAATCTCAATCATATGGAAGTGCGGTATGACGATCATAAGCTTGAGCTGACAGAGACGGAATATAAAATCTTGCGTTACCTCGCTTTGAATAAGAATAAAACGATTACCCGCATTGCCTTGGCCGAGCATATCTGGGGCAGTAAAATTGATGATCGATTTTCGCTGGATTTTATCAATTCGCATATGAAAAACTTGAGAAAAAAGCTCTCACAAGCTGAAGCACCGGACTTGATCGAAACAGTGTATGGCGTGGGATATAAGTTGGGGGTTCATGAATCTCAACAATAA
- a CDS encoding DUF3124 domain-containing protein, giving the protein MDKIFGIDKIKSISLVLGFAVFFLSCGETDKPDMSRAQTDSVFIDSLKQFISYSSDALLGGTVYVPVYSHIYQRNRSRTFNLTATLSIRNTDLNSSLTISKVYYYDSDGNLIHKYLEEPRIINPLSSTSFVVEEKDLRGGVGANFLIIWEAKKDVNKPIFEAVMISTAQNQGISFVSVGRAIHSLNRSE; this is encoded by the coding sequence ATGGATAAAATATTTGGGATAGATAAAATAAAAAGTATCAGTCTGGTCTTGGGATTCGCTGTTTTCTTTCTGTCATGTGGTGAAACCGACAAGCCGGACATGTCAAGGGCTCAGACAGACTCAGTTTTCATCGATTCACTTAAACAATTTATTTCATACAGTTCTGATGCCCTTTTGGGTGGTACGGTTTATGTGCCGGTATACTCTCACATATATCAGCGAAACCGGAGTAGAACATTTAATCTAACAGCCACCCTAAGCATTCGAAATACGGATTTGAATTCCTCTCTTACTATCAGCAAGGTGTATTATTATGATTCGGATGGGAATTTGATTCATAAATACCTTGAGGAGCCTCGAATAATAAATCCCTTGTCCTCAACATCTTTTGTGGTTGAAGAAAAAGACTTACGAGGTGGTGTTGGAGCTAACTTTTTGATTATTTGGGAGGCAAAAAAAGATGTAAATAAACCAATTTTTGAAGCGGTTATGATCAGCACTGCCCAAAACCAAGGTATTTCGTTTGTCAGTGTGGGACGTGCGATTCATTCTCTAAACCGTTCTGAGTGA
- a CDS encoding HAMP domain-containing sensor histidine kinase encodes MAWDISWGFMNLNNKILLSNLVLSVIIFLLTSVGMYYLVNDTVYDELDNHLLQHKIDLMNQAEGDPASLDQIKNLGGLGSYEWIDIYPYGGDVKLNTNEFATIDTVRNPNEVGPESYRRLATTISVNDRFYTVKIYEEVAAWQNISMTILISVLAGLLIWILLLYLVNQMVFDRILTPFYDTVDILETISDPTDFDERFPSSTTYEVQVLNDALNTMMDQIRSSFEEQKKFIQNASHELLTPLSIIRQKAEKILSNSDKCDPQTLKAASEIQQTAVRLSRLSNALLMISRIENKQYELDEQVNINAVTEEVLEELGDFIGLKKITVQKDFNTQIAVKGNKELIQSAIYNIIQNAVKFSPEQSTITIRTKGGQEHESLSIIDEGPGIPEELKESLFDRFKKGQNISNKLGNNNGTGLGLSLVKSICKLHGFGYLAEKKNGSGAKISLHF; translated from the coding sequence ATGGCGTGGGATATAAGTTGGGGGTTCATGAATCTCAACAATAAGATACTGCTTAGCAACTTGGTCCTCTCCGTAATTATTTTCCTTCTTACCAGCGTTGGTATGTATTACCTGGTAAACGATACGGTGTACGATGAGCTGGATAACCATCTGCTACAGCACAAAATTGACCTTATGAATCAGGCAGAGGGGGATCCGGCAAGCCTTGATCAAATAAAGAATCTGGGAGGACTGGGTTCGTACGAGTGGATCGATATTTATCCCTATGGAGGGGATGTAAAACTTAACACCAATGAGTTTGCCACCATAGATACGGTACGGAATCCGAATGAGGTGGGGCCAGAGTCTTATCGCAGGCTGGCCACGACTATATCGGTTAACGATCGTTTTTACACAGTGAAAATTTATGAGGAGGTAGCGGCCTGGCAAAACATCAGTATGACGATACTGATAAGTGTACTTGCAGGCTTGTTGATATGGATTCTACTGCTATACCTGGTCAACCAGATGGTATTTGACCGTATCTTAACGCCTTTTTATGATACTGTGGATATTCTGGAAACCATTTCTGATCCTACTGATTTTGATGAGCGATTTCCGAGTTCCACCACTTATGAAGTGCAGGTATTGAATGATGCCCTAAATACAATGATGGACCAGATACGGTCTTCATTTGAGGAACAGAAAAAGTTTATCCAGAATGCCTCACACGAGTTACTAACCCCCTTGTCAATAATCCGACAAAAGGCCGAGAAAATTTTATCTAACTCGGATAAATGTGATCCGCAGACACTAAAAGCAGCCAGTGAAATCCAGCAAACTGCCGTTCGATTGAGTCGTCTCAGTAATGCGCTGTTGATGATCAGCAGGATAGAAAACAAACAATACGAACTTGATGAACAGGTGAATATTAATGCAGTAACTGAAGAGGTACTCGAAGAGCTGGGTGACTTTATCGGATTGAAGAAGATCACGGTTCAGAAAGACTTTAATACTCAGATTGCTGTAAAGGGGAATAAAGAGCTAATTCAGTCGGCCATTTATAATATTATACAGAATGCGGTGAAGTTTTCTCCTGAGCAATCGACCATTACCATTCGTACAAAAGGTGGGCAAGAGCATGAATCATTATCAATCATTGATGAGGGGCCCGGAATACCAGAAGAGCTCAAAGAATCGTTGTTTGACCGATTTAAAAAGGGACAGAATATTTCCAATAAATTAGGTAACAACAATGGGACCGGACTGGGCTTGTCGCTTGTAAAGAGCATTTGCAAGCTCCACGGTTTTGGCTATCTGGCCGAAAAAAAGAATGGTTCCGGTGCTAAAATTAGCCTCCATTTCTGA